From a region of the Bacillus marinisedimentorum genome:
- the glcD gene encoding glycolate oxidase subunit GlcD: MISSQAKDAFISIVGKENYNDSNVSRLVYSYDSTPQYQAMPDAVISPRSTEEVSSVVKVCNEYGIPVVPRGSGTNLSAGTTPTEGGVVLLFKHMNKILEIDEENLTVTVQPGAVTLDIINAVEPKGLFYPPDPGSMKISTIGGNISENSGGLRGLKYGVTRDYVIGLEIVMPNGDIIRTGGKLAKDVAGYDLTRLFVGSEGTLGVVTEAILKLIPMPETKKTVLALYQDIDAAARTVSKIISSKIIPATLEFLDQPTLEVVEDYVQIGLPTDVEAVLLIEQDGPPEVVDRDIEKIAEICRLEHASSVQLAKTPEEAASLTTARRYALSALARLKPTTILEDATVPRSEVANMVKAINEIARKYDLKICTFGHAGDGNLHPTCPTDERNKDEIHRVEQAFAEIFEKAIELGGTITGEHGVGMMKAPYLELKLGETGIAAMKSVKQAFDPNNIMNPGKMFAKNERKRVVVTN, encoded by the coding sequence ATGATTTCCAGCCAGGCCAAAGATGCGTTCATTTCGATTGTCGGAAAAGAGAATTATAACGACTCAAATGTGAGCCGCCTTGTATATTCGTATGATTCAACTCCTCAGTATCAGGCCATGCCTGATGCCGTCATTTCTCCGCGTTCGACAGAAGAAGTATCAAGTGTAGTTAAGGTGTGCAATGAATACGGCATCCCTGTCGTACCGCGCGGTTCAGGAACCAACTTGAGTGCTGGAACCACTCCGACCGAAGGAGGAGTCGTCCTTCTCTTTAAACATATGAACAAAATCCTGGAGATTGATGAAGAAAACTTGACTGTGACGGTGCAGCCCGGCGCTGTGACGCTTGACATCATCAATGCTGTCGAGCCGAAAGGGTTATTTTACCCTCCGGATCCAGGCTCGATGAAAATTTCGACGATCGGCGGCAATATCAGTGAGAACTCGGGCGGACTGCGCGGATTGAAGTACGGTGTTACGCGCGATTATGTGATCGGCCTGGAAATTGTCATGCCGAACGGGGACATCATCCGTACCGGCGGAAAACTGGCCAAAGATGTCGCCGGGTACGATTTGACAAGGTTGTTCGTCGGTTCTGAGGGAACGCTCGGCGTCGTGACAGAAGCGATATTGAAGCTGATCCCGATGCCGGAGACGAAAAAAACGGTGCTTGCCCTTTATCAGGATATCGATGCGGCAGCACGCACGGTTTCCAAAATCATATCTTCTAAAATCATTCCGGCCACACTCGAATTCCTCGACCAGCCGACACTGGAAGTTGTTGAAGATTATGTCCAGATCGGGCTTCCGACTGATGTTGAAGCAGTGCTGCTGATTGAGCAGGACGGCCCGCCGGAAGTGGTTGACAGGGACATAGAAAAAATTGCGGAGATCTGCAGGCTTGAACACGCTTCATCCGTCCAGCTGGCGAAGACACCGGAAGAGGCTGCGAGCCTGACGACAGCGAGGCGTTACGCACTGTCGGCGCTTGCGAGGCTGAAGCCGACCACAATCCTTGAAGATGCGACTGTTCCGCGGTCCGAGGTAGCCAATATGGTGAAGGCGATCAATGAAATCGCCCGGAAATACGATTTAAAAATTTGCACATTCGGCCATGCAGGAGACGGCAACTTGCATCCGACCTGTCCAACCGATGAACGGAACAAAGACGAAATCCACCGCGTAGAACAGGCATTCGCCGAGATTTTTGAAAAGGCGATCGAACTCGGCGGCACAATTACCGGTGAACACGGTGTCGGCATGATGAAGGCCCCTTATCTCGAATTGAAGCTTGGTGAAACAGGCATAGCCGCGATGAAATCGGTCAAACAGGCATTTGATCCGAATAACATAATGAATCCGGGCAAAATGTTTGCGAAAAATGAACGGAAACGGGTGGTGGTGACAAATTGA